ATGTCGACGAAGGCGACCGGCCGATCGGCGGGAAGCGCGCCTATGCGGTCATAGGTGACGACGTCGTCGTAGCAGCCGAGCGATTTCACATAGGGCACATTGGCCGCCGATGTCAGCCCGATCACCTCGACCCCGCTGCGCTGGCCGTGCAGGAGATGTGCGAGGCCGAACGCGGTCTTGCTGGAGGCCGAAGACAGCATCACGGCGCGGGCGCCGAAAAATTCGTTCTCGGCGAGATAGTCGTCGACCAGGAAGGAGAGCATGAACAAGGGGCGCAGCAGCGCCTGGTAATCGCCTCGCACGCCCGCGAAGGCGGGGTCACGGGTCACCCGCGCATAGGCATTATAGACCGGCGCCACGCCCTGGCGGTGCGCGGCCGCATCGCGCAGGCCGCGCTTGCTGACATCGGAAGCCTCGATCACGAGATGGCTTGCCATCGGAAAATAGCCGAACAGGCGTTCGCCTTCGGCGATGCCGGGATGGCGCGAGGCGACGACATCGCCAAAGCCCCACACGGGAATGTTGCCGAAGCCTTTTGGCGCCGGAAACAGCTCCCAGTATTTCAGTTCATCGCCGAGCACCGCGTAGGTGATGTTATTCGCGGTGAGGGCGAAGCGGTCGACTTGGACCAGGAGGGCGTCATCGGGCAGCGCGGCGCCATCGGGCAGTTCGGTCTCGATCGTCTTGCATTGGCTCAAATCGTCGCGCGCGACGATGAAGTCGATGGCTTGCATGGTTCAGGATCCCGGCTTCTTCGGTGCCGCGATCTTTGCGTTCGTGGACGTGCGTTTGGCAACAGCAACATTGTTTGAAACGGTGTTCGCCGTTGCCTCGCCTGCGATCACGCCTTCGCGCTTCTTGATGGCGCGATAATAGCTCCACCACAGATGCGCCGCCGCGCCGCGCAGTGGCCGCCAGGGCTCGGCGAGCGGCGTCATCTCCTTGACGCTCGGACGATGCTTCAGCCCTAGCCCGAGCCGGATCGCCTCCTGCACGGCGAGATCGCCGGCCGGCCAGGCGTCGCCGTGACCGAGGCAGAACAGCAGGTAGACGTCGGCGGTCCAGGGGCCGACGCCGGGCAGTGCCGTCAGGGTGTGGTGGGCGGCGTCTGCGTCCTCTTCCGCGAGCACGTCGAGATTCAGCCGCTCGGCGGCAAGTTCGCGGGCGATGTTCTTCAGCGTCTTGATCTTGGCCGCAGACAGGCCGAGCCGGCCAAGACGGTCGGCGCGCGCGCGGCGCAGCGCGTCGTGATCGAACGGCTCGTAGGCCGCACTGACGCGGGCCCAGATCGCCCCCGCGCTCGCGGTCGAAAGCTGCTGGCCGCAGATGATGTGCGCAAGGCCAACGAAGCCGGGTTCGCGCCGCCGCAGCGCCGGCATGCCGGTGACCGCGAAGATCGGCTGCAGCCGAGGGTCCTGCTTCACCAGCGCTTGGATGGCTTCTTCGAGATCGGCCTGGGTGTTGAGATGGACGGTCATGGAATACTGGGAAACACCACGGTCATGACCGGGCTTGTCCCGGCCATCCACGTCTTCTTAACTTAGGGAACGACAACAGCGATCCGTTATAGCAAATGAAGCAGCACATTGGATCGGCGTACCCGGCGGGAAGAGCGGCATGACGGAGACTGCGTAGCCAATGCCACCCGTTTTCCGTTTTGCGCCGAGCCCGAATGGTTATCTGCATCTCGGGCACGCCTATTCGGCGCTTTTGAACTTCGACCTGGCGCGCCGGCGCGGCGGCCGCTTCCTGCTGCGGATCGAGGACATCGATCCCACCCGCTGCCGGCCCGAGTTCGAGGCGGCGATCTATGAGGATCTCGCCTGGCTCGGGATCGCCTGGGAGACGCCGGTGCGCCGGCAGTCGGAGCATTTTGCCGCCTACCGCGCGGCGCTCGACGAGCTCTCGGCCTTGGGGCTGGTCTATCCGGCGTTCGAGAGCCGCGCCGAGATCGCGCTGCTGGTCGCGCAGCGCGACGCGGCGGGCGGCTGGCCGCGCGACCCCGACGGTGCGCCGCTGTATCCCGGCAGCGCCGGCGCGCTTTCGCCCGCCGCGCGGCAGCGGTTGATCGGGGAGGGCGCGCCCTATGCGCTGCGGCTCGACATGGCGGCGGCCTGCGCGCGCGCAGGTGCGCTCGGCTGGACCGAGCTTGGCGAAGGCCCGGCGGGCGAGCACGGCGAGGTTGCCGCCCACCCGCTGGCCTGGGGCGACGTCATCCTGGCACGCAGGGAGACCCCGACCAGCTACCATCTGTCGGTCGTGGTCGACGACGCGCTGCAGGGCGTCACCGACGTCGTGCGGGGGCAGGACCTCTTCCATGCCACCGGCGTACACCGGCTGCTGCAGCACCTGCTCGGCCTGCCGCAGCCGGTGTACCAGCACCACCGCCTCATCAAGGATGCCAGCGGGCAGAAGCTCTCGAAGTCGACGGCCGCGACCGGCTTGCGCGAACTGCGCGCCGGCGGCGTCGCGGCGGCCGAGGTGCGGCGGCTGGTGGAGCCGATTTGACGCTCGCGCCTTTGCCGCGCAAAGCGCCTCCCGGAATGGATAGCGAGTGCTAGAGTCGGACGATTGGTAGGTTTGCCTTAAGCTTTCCAGTGACCTGCCGAAACGCCTCAGTGACTCCGATAGCCCCGCCGTGCCATGCTGCGTCCGTGGGGCAAAAGGGGAATCATGGCGCCAAGGAAGCGCTCAGCGCGCGCCGTCCGGCCTAAGCGGCCGACACGGAAACGCGCCGCAAAACCGGCGGCAAAGCCGCGCCGGCGCAGCCAGGCTGCGGCGCCCGGCGTGGTCGAAACGGCGCTCGCCACCTTCGCCCACGAGGTGCGCACGCCGCTCACCGGAATCCTGGCCATCAGCGACCTGCTTGCGACCTCGGAGCTCGGCGAGCGCGAGCGGCGCTGGGTCGACACCATCAAGGCCGGCGCTGAGCATCTGGCAAGCCTCGCCACCCTGTTCGTCGACGCCGCCAAGGATGCCGCCGTCGCCTCCCGGCTGCGGCAGGATCTGTTCGACCTGCGCGCGCTCGCCCGCAGCGCCGGGGATTCGCTGGCCGGCCGCGCGGCGGCGAAAGGGCTGCAATCGCAGGTGGACATCGCAGATGGAATTCCCGCGCTCGTGGTCGGCGATCCCGTCCGCCTGCGCGCGGCGCTGGAAAACCTGATCGACAACGCCGTGAAGTTCACCGAGCAGGGCGGTGTCGCACTCGCGGTGTCACCGCAGCGTGGTCGCGACAAGCGCAAGATTCTGGTCGCCTTCGCGGTCTCGGACAGCGGGATCGGGCTGACGCTCGCCGAGATCAAGCGGCTGTTCCGGCCGTTCTCGCAGGCCAACGTCTCGGTTGCGGCGCGCTTCGGCGGCGCCGGCCTCGGGCTGTCCTCGGTCAAGCAGCTTGCCCGGTCGATGGGCGGCGACATCGTCGTCGCGCCGCGGCCAGGCGGCGGGACCACCTTCACGCTGACGGTCAGGCTCGATTGCGCCGGTCCGGCGTTGCCGGCCACGGCGGATGCGTCCGAGGGAGCGGCGCCGGAAGCCGCGCGGCCGCTGCGCGTGCTCAGCGTCGAGGACAATCCGTTCGGCCGCGTGGTGCTCAACACCATCCTGACCGAGCTCGGCCATCAGGCCGAATTCATCGGCCGTGGCGAGGTCGCGGCCGAGCGCATCGCGCAGGGCGCTTTCGACGCGGTGCTGATGGACATGGTGCTGCCGGGGATCGACGGCATCGAGGCGATCAGGCGGATTCGCGCCCTGCCGCCGCCGGCCGGCCGGATTCCGATCATCGGCGTTTCCGGGCGCGGCGAAGACGAAGCCGCCTCGCGCGCGGCCGGCGCCGACGCGTTCCTGCTCAAGCCCGTGTCTCCGCGGGCCTTAGCGACTGCGCTGCTTGAAGCGTTACGCCGTGCGGCAGCTGCGACTTGATGATCGCGGCGTTGAGCTCGCCGCCGAAGACGAAGATCGCGGCGATGAAATACAGGAACACCAGCGCGATGACGACCGAGGCGAGTCCCGCATACATCGTGACGTAGTTGTTGGCGAAGCGCGCCAGATACTGGCCGAACACGATGCCCGATATCAGCGACGCCACCAGCGTGAAGATGATGCCGGGCAGGATCTGCAGGAAGGTGCGCCGTCCTGCCGGCAGCCAGGCGTGCAGAATGAGCAACGCGACGATCAGCGCGACGATGGTGATGCCGTAGCGCACGATGGTAAGAAGCTGCTCGTTGCTCTCCACGATCAGCGGGATATGGCGGCGCACCGCCTCGATGATCAGCGGCCCGAGCACGATCAGGAACGCCATCGCGAGCGAGGTGAAGGCG
This genomic interval from Bradyrhizobium sp. NP1 contains the following:
- a CDS encoding DUF2855 family protein, which produces MQAIDFIVARDDLSQCKTIETELPDGAALPDDALLVQVDRFALTANNITYAVLGDELKYWELFPAPKGFGNIPVWGFGDVVASRHPGIAEGERLFGYFPMASHLVIEASDVSKRGLRDAAAHRQGVAPVYNAYARVTRDPAFAGVRGDYQALLRPLFMLSFLVDDYLAENEFFGARAVMLSSASSKTAFGLAHLLHGQRSGVEVIGLTSAANVPYVKSLGCYDDVVTYDRIGALPADRPVAFVDMAGNSALRERLHRQFGAQMKYSGRIGLTHRASTPEEPQLPGAKPIWFFDQIRKRAKEWGPGGIDQRFGVAWTTFEPKLERWLTVVHSRGPAAVEQVYRDTLAGRIPPEQGHMLSLH
- a CDS encoding DNA-3-methyladenine glycosylase 2 family protein; translation: MTVHLNTQADLEEAIQALVKQDPRLQPIFAVTGMPALRRREPGFVGLAHIICGQQLSTASAGAIWARVSAAYEPFDHDALRRARADRLGRLGLSAAKIKTLKNIARELAAERLNLDVLAEEDADAAHHTLTALPGVGPWTADVYLLFCLGHGDAWPAGDLAVQEAIRLGLGLKHRPSVKEMTPLAEPWRPLRGAAAHLWWSYYRAIKKREGVIAGEATANTVSNNVAVAKRTSTNAKIAAPKKPGS
- the gluQRS gene encoding tRNA glutamyl-Q(34) synthetase GluQRS — encoded protein: MPPVFRFAPSPNGYLHLGHAYSALLNFDLARRRGGRFLLRIEDIDPTRCRPEFEAAIYEDLAWLGIAWETPVRRQSEHFAAYRAALDELSALGLVYPAFESRAEIALLVAQRDAAGGWPRDPDGAPLYPGSAGALSPAARQRLIGEGAPYALRLDMAAACARAGALGWTELGEGPAGEHGEVAAHPLAWGDVILARRETPTSYHLSVVVDDALQGVTDVVRGQDLFHATGVHRLLQHLLGLPQPVYQHHRLIKDASGQKLSKSTAATGLRELRAGGVAAAEVRRLVEPI
- a CDS encoding ATP-binding protein, which codes for MAPRKRSARAVRPKRPTRKRAAKPAAKPRRRSQAAAPGVVETALATFAHEVRTPLTGILAISDLLATSELGERERRWVDTIKAGAEHLASLATLFVDAAKDAAVASRLRQDLFDLRALARSAGDSLAGRAAAKGLQSQVDIADGIPALVVGDPVRLRAALENLIDNAVKFTEQGGVALAVSPQRGRDKRKILVAFAVSDSGIGLTLAEIKRLFRPFSQANVSVAARFGGAGLGLSSVKQLARSMGGDIVVAPRPGGGTTFTLTVRLDCAGPALPATADASEGAAPEAARPLRVLSVEDNPFGRVVLNTILTELGHQAEFIGRGEVAAERIAQGAFDAVLMDMVLPGIDGIEAIRRIRALPPPAGRIPIIGVSGRGEDEAASRAAGADAFLLKPVSPRALATALLEALRRAAAAT
- a CDS encoding YihY/virulence factor BrkB family protein, with protein sequence MRQLRSVYLIVMDAFYTFLADDGWAIASHIALSTLMALFPFLIVLTSLAGFFGSKELADQAVELLLQIWPKQVADALSGQIHDVLTTTRGDILTIGAVLAVYFASNGVEALRIALNRAYAVVEARRWYWLRLESIGYTLVAAFTSLAMAFLIVLGPLIIEAVRRHIPLIVESNEQLLTIVRYGITIVALIVALLILHAWLPAGRRTFLQILPGIIFTLVASLISGIVFGQYLARFANNYVTMYAGLASVVIALVFLYFIAAIFVFGGELNAAIIKSQLPHGVTLQAAQSLRPAETRA